GACGATCTCGGCGCGGAATAGCACGCTGATCTCGGCGACATCCGCCGTCACGCCAGCATCGGCAATCTCGGCAGCGTCGATGCCGACGAAGGTCATCTCCAGCGTCTCGCCGCGCTCGGCGCGCAGGGCGCAGGCCTCCGCGAAAGCCGAGAGCACTTCTGGCGAGAGGAGCGGTCGCAGGCCTTCAAGCTCGCGCCCGGCGTAACAGCGCAGGATCTCCTCATAGGCGCGGCGGGCGCCGTCCAGGAAGGCTTCGGCGCTGAAGGCCGGGTCGACTGCGACCAGCTCGCGCAGCCGGGGATCGTGCGGCTCGGCATCCGAGTCGTCTGCGCCACCCGATCCGTCGCCTTCGGCCTGTCCGAAACGCGGCGGCCCGAACAGGAGATCGAGCGTGGACAGGAAGGCCCACCACATCGAGAGCACGAGTAAGG
Above is a genomic segment from Geminicoccaceae bacterium containing:
- a CDS encoding Tim44 domain-containing protein — encoded protein: MNQTGEAVSNLPALLVLSMWWAFLSTLDLLFGPPRFGQAEGDGSGGADDSDAEPHDPRLRELVAVDPAFSAEAFLDGARRAYEEILRCYAGRELEGLRPLLSPEVLSAFAEACALRAERGETLEMTFVGIDAAEIADAGVTADVAEISVLFRAEIVSAVRSPQGAVLSGDPAAVTVTQDLWTFSRLLGDAAAAWVLVATE